One Candidatus Zixiibacteriota bacterium genomic window, TTCTCACGATGGCCGTAGACTTCATAGGGCAACCCACAGCATTTCTGTTCGGGCATGGAAATATCTATTCCCAACCGGTCAAACACCTTAAAAATCGCCTCGCCCACCGATGACTCCAGGAGATTGTCGGCGCAGCCATGAAACAGGGCCACGGTACCTTCAGAGGCAATCCTTTCAGAAAATCGTTTACGAAGCGATTTGGCAGCAATGGCCGGAAACCGGGCGGTGCGGTCGAGACCAAAGGCCGGGCCTCCCAGCAGGCCGACGGCGGCTCTGCCCAAACCGCTCCGGACGAGCGGCTCCGCAATTTTAGCCAGCCGAAGCGAAAGGCCAAGGAGTGATTCACGGTCGGCAAAGGCAACAGCCGCTTTCGAAAGAAGGGCTGGTTTCTCGCTGCGGTATTTTATGATTTCGGCGGCAATATCGACGCCGGCCGGGCAGACAATAGTGCAGTTTTTGCAGTTGAGACAGTACGCCAGGTGCTGATTGATAATACCGCGGTTGTCTCCTGACTGGTTGATGATTCTCAGCCAGCCGCGCGGGGAGAAATCCTCGCGGCGGAATATGTCATAGGCGGGGCAGTACCCGTTGCACTTTCCGCAGGCGGCGCAGTACGACTTGATCTTTTCATAATCGATCTGCGCGGTGAAGGGAGTATCGCTTAAGACAACGCCCGGCGCCAAAATATGATCCGGGTCGAGGGTTTCTTTTAACTTGAGAAATATCCGATATATTTCCTCGCCGTAGACCTTCTTAACCAGAGCCGCCCGCAATCTTCCATCGGCATGCTCGGCGGTAGTGGAACCGCCCATAGAAATTACCCTGTCGTAAACCTCATTGTAAATCCTGACGGCCAGTTCAAAATCATTTTTGTCATTTAAGTCAAACAATGGCCGGACATGCAGATTACCATCGCCGATATGGCCAAAAATGCCATAAGTGAGATGATGCGCATCAAAGAGAGAGGTGGCAAACTCGATAAAAGCCGGAACCTGATCCGGCGGGAGCGAAATATCCTCGATCAACGCCAGAGGGCGCTTCTTGGGATGATGCCGGTAAAGGGTTGGGACAATAGCTTTTCTGGCCCTCCACAAGGCGGCGGTCGATTCGGAATCCGAGGCGAATTCGGCCGGAGCAACCAGATTCAGGCGCGCAGTCAGAGCGTCAAATTTCGCTTTCCTGGCATTGATGTCATCATCAAACTCTACCAGTAACAGGGCCGCCGCCGATCCGGGAATACCGAATTTATCTCTCCCGATGAGATTAAGAGTGGAGCCATCAACTATTTCCAGACCGGATGGCCCGATGGCAAGAATATCCGGCACGGCACGCCCGGCTTCAATCAGAGAGCCGAAGTAAAGCCGGGAGGTAAGAATTTCCGAGGGCAACGGCAGCAACCGAAGCCGGGTCGATAAAAAGAGTCCAAGGGTTCCCTCCGAGCCGACCAA contains:
- a CDS encoding FAD-binding protein — its product is MTRLKSKTSLVAYASDASIYAAMPETVRLIQSAEDVVEAVKLAAQKQISVTARGGGTGLAGGAVGTGVIADFSNFRSILDIDIASKTVLTQVGIIYDELNLALKKFGLFFPPDPSSGDSCQIGGMLANNSSGPRSVKYGLTSDFVEELEIVKPSGKRATLKKLPLGSMELKTFLQTDPEFEIILQILQENKRLIAEKWPALKKNSSGYNLRQVITDLERGVFNLPALLVGSEGTLGLFLSTRLRLLPLPSEILTSRLYFGSLIEAGRAVPDILAIGPSGLEIVDGSTLNLIGRDKFGIPGSAAALLLVEFDDDINARKAKFDALTARLNLVAPAEFASDSESTAALWRARKAIVPTLYRHHPKKRPLALIEDISLPPDQVPAFIEFATSLFDAHHLTYGIFGHIGDGNLHVRPLFDLNDKNDFELAVRIYNEVYDRVISMGGSTTAEHADGRLRAALVKKVYGEEIYRIFLKLKETLDPDHILAPGVVLSDTPFTAQIDYEKIKSYCAACGKCNGYCPAYDIFRREDFSPRGWLRIINQSGDNRGIINQHLAYCLNCKNCTIVCPAGVDIAAEIIKYRSEKPALLSKAAVAFADRESLLGLSLRLAKIAEPLVRSGLGRAAVGLLGGPAFGLDRTARFPAIAAKSLRKRFSERIASEGTVALFHGCADNLLESSVGEAIFKVFDRLGIDISMPEQKCCGLPYEVYGHRENLLEKARYNIDRLKPFEAVITGCASCLLRLKEYEKLFSEDDPYRQEAEKLTGKCFDISQYLNRQEIDFSIFTSEKMTTVTYHNPCHLRAAGLHNEPEKLLRKLNNIPIIRPLHADRCCAQAGSFGFVHFRESKLMFAQKKEEYGQIEADYLMTSCPACQMKIRAEMGDRFTVVHPIEILANRLGKE